One Rhodospirillales bacterium DNA window includes the following coding sequences:
- the plsY gene encoding glycerol-3-phosphate 1-O-acyltransferase PlsY: MSVEALPFLWPYAVCALVAYLLGSIPFGLLITRWAGLGDIRKIGSGNIGATNVLRTGNKKLAALTVLLDAVKGAAAVLIAFDIGGPDFLVIASIAVMVGHMFPVWLKFRGGKAIATGMGVILSISWPAGLVTFAGWLLVVATTRYVSLGSIISSILSVIYIFYFTSDMQYVQTVAVLAVLTIIRHRSNIGRLFRGEEPKIGQKA; this comes from the coding sequence CTGTCCGTCGAGGCCTTGCCCTTCCTCTGGCCCTACGCGGTCTGCGCGCTCGTGGCTTATCTCCTTGGATCGATTCCCTTCGGATTGCTGATCACCCGGTGGGCGGGACTGGGCGACATCCGCAAGATCGGCTCCGGCAACATCGGCGCAACCAACGTTCTGCGCACCGGAAACAAGAAACTCGCCGCGCTGACTGTCTTGCTCGATGCCGTCAAAGGCGCCGCAGCCGTGCTGATCGCCTTCGACATCGGCGGCCCCGACTTCCTGGTCATTGCCTCGATCGCCGTCATGGTCGGGCACATGTTTCCCGTCTGGCTGAAGTTCCGGGGCGGCAAGGCCATTGCCACCGGTATGGGCGTGATCCTCAGCATCTCCTGGCCCGCGGGACTGGTCACCTTCGCCGGCTGGCTCCTGGTGGTCGCCACCACACGATACGTCTCTCTAGGAAGCATAATTTCATCAATTTTATCAGTGATTTATATTTTTTACTTCACAAGTGACATGCAGTATGTGCAGACCGTTGCCGTGCTCGCCGTGCTGACGATCATCCGCCACCGGTCCAATATCGGGCGCCTCTTCCGCGGCGAAGAACCCAAGATCGGTCAGAAGGCATGA
- a CDS encoding dihydroorotase yields the protein MADLTVKKTKTGRIAYVGGRIVDPASGRDEPGGVITDGDTIADLGTHIAQDSLADDIEVINASGLVVAPGLVDMRAHLREPGFEHQETIHTGSRSAAVGGITTVACMSSTNPPIDDVSLVHFIERRARETSLVKVHSIAAVTKERRGEQLTEIGLLSEAGAVAFSDGLHTIMNANVLRRALSYGTTFDALIMHHAEDMNLSGSGAMNSGEVSTRLGLPGMPAESEVIMVARDVRLAEMTGGRLHLAHLTTAESVELVRRAKARGINVTADTAPHYVALNENAVGDYRTFAKVRPPLRSEDDRQAVVEGLRDGTIDNIVSDHAPHDQDSKRQPFHQAAFGIVGLETVLPLILELVHNDHLSLCGALATVTCKPADLLGVRAGRLEAGWPADLVLIDTETPWQIDNKAFQSKSKNSPFEDRPVQGRAVRTVVSGRTVYTA from the coding sequence ATCGCCGACCTCACGGTCAAGAAGACCAAGACCGGACGGATTGCCTATGTCGGCGGTCGCATCGTCGATCCTGCCAGCGGGCGCGATGAGCCCGGCGGGGTGATTACCGACGGTGACACGATCGCCGATCTCGGAACCCATATCGCGCAGGACAGCCTGGCCGACGATATCGAGGTCATCAATGCCTCGGGCCTTGTCGTCGCACCGGGACTGGTCGACATGCGTGCCCACCTGCGCGAGCCCGGCTTCGAACACCAGGAGACCATCCACACCGGCAGCCGTTCGGCGGCCGTCGGCGGTATCACGACCGTCGCCTGCATGTCGAGCACGAACCCGCCGATCGACGACGTGTCCCTGGTTCATTTCATCGAACGCCGGGCGCGGGAGACCTCGCTGGTCAAGGTTCACTCCATTGCGGCGGTCACCAAGGAACGCCGGGGCGAGCAACTCACCGAAATCGGCCTTCTCAGCGAGGCCGGCGCCGTCGCCTTCTCCGACGGCCTTCACACGATCATGAATGCCAACGTGCTGCGCCGCGCGCTGAGCTACGGCACGACCTTCGATGCCCTGATCATGCACCACGCCGAGGACATGAACCTCTCGGGCTCCGGTGCGATGAACTCGGGCGAGGTCTCCACCCGGCTCGGTCTTCCCGGCATGCCGGCAGAGAGCGAGGTCATCATGGTCGCGCGCGACGTCCGCCTGGCCGAGATGACCGGCGGCCGCCTGCACCTCGCCCATCTCACGACCGCCGAGAGCGTCGAGCTGGTGCGCCGCGCCAAGGCGCGCGGCATCAACGTCACGGCTGACACCGCACCACACTACGTCGCGCTTAACGAAAATGCCGTGGGCGATTACCGCACCTTCGCCAAGGTCCGGCCGCCCCTGCGCTCGGAGGATGATCGCCAGGCCGTCGTCGAAGGCCTGCGCGACGGCACGATCGACAACATCGTCTCTGACCATGCGCCCCACGATCAGGACAGCAAGCGCCAGCCGTTTCATCAGGCCGCCTTCGGCATCGTTGGGCTGGAGACCGTGCTGCCGCTGATCCTGGAGCTGGTCCACAACGACCACCTCTCGCTCTGCGGGGCGCTTGCCACGGTGACCTGCAAGCCGGCCGATCTCCTCGGGGTCAGGGCCGGGCGCCTGGAGGCGGGCTGGCCGGCCGATCTGGTCCTGATCGACACCGAAACGCCCTGGCAGATCGACAACAAGGCGTTCCAGTCGAAATCGAAGAACTCACCCTTCGAGGACCGCCCCGTCCAGGGCCGCGCCGTGCGCACGGTGGTGAGCGGCCGGACTGTCTATACCGCCTGA
- a CDS encoding aspartate carbamoyltransferase catalytic subunit encodes MIADSASFHFPHRHLLGIGELSPENIDHLLNVADGYVALNRRAEKKQEQLRGRTQINMFFESSTRTRTSFELAGMRLGADVINMSPTTSAIKKGETLIDTAATLNAMHPDVLVVRHPDSGAVKLLANAVNAAVINAGDGSHEHPTQALLDALTIRRRLGRLSGLTVAICGDIAHSRVARSNILLFNTMGVRVRLVAPPTLLPTAADRYGVEVHHDMREGIKDVDIVMMLRLQTERMQGSFVPSEREYFQFYGLDYDKLAVAKPDALIMHPGPMNRGIEIDSEVADDINRSVILDQVEMGVAVRQACLEVLARNLDDPEHNQ; translated from the coding sequence ATGATCGCCGACTCAGCCTCCTTCCATTTCCCGCACCGGCACCTGCTGGGCATCGGCGAGCTATCCCCCGAAAACATCGATCATCTGCTCAACGTGGCCGACGGCTACGTCGCGCTGAACCGCCGTGCCGAGAAGAAGCAGGAGCAGCTTCGGGGCCGCACCCAGATCAACATGTTCTTCGAAAGCTCGACGCGGACCCGCACGTCCTTCGAGCTCGCGGGCATGCGCCTGGGGGCCGACGTGATCAACATGTCGCCCACCACCAGCGCAATCAAGAAGGGCGAGACCCTGATCGATACTGCGGCGACGCTGAACGCCATGCATCCGGACGTGCTGGTCGTGCGCCATCCCGACAGCGGTGCGGTCAAACTGCTCGCCAACGCCGTCAATGCTGCGGTCATCAACGCGGGTGACGGCAGCCACGAACACCCGACCCAGGCGCTGCTCGACGCGCTGACGATCCGTCGTAGGCTCGGCAGGCTCTCCGGCCTCACGGTCGCGATCTGCGGCGACATCGCCCACAGCCGCGTGGCGCGTTCGAACATCCTGCTCTTCAACACGATGGGCGTACGCGTGCGCCTGGTCGCCCCGCCGACGCTGCTGCCCACGGCGGCCGACCGCTACGGCGTCGAGGTCCACCACGACATGCGCGAGGGCATCAAGGACGTCGACATCGTGATGATGCTGCGGCTGCAGACCGAGCGCATGCAGGGCAGCTTCGTGCCGAGCGAGCGCGAGTACTTCCAGTTCTACGGCCTGGACTACGACAAGTTGGCGGTCGCCAAACCGGATGCCCTGATCATGCATCCCGGCCCGATGAATCGCGGCATCGAGATCGACAGCGAGGTGGCCGACGACATCAACCGCAGCGTCATTCTCGATCAGGTCGAGATGGGCGTTGCCGTGCGTCAGGCCTGCCTTGAGGTGCTCGCGCGCAACCTCGACGATCCAGAGCACAACCAGTGA
- a CDS encoding AEC family transporter has translation MIVTFSALAPIFLVIALGVFLRRWLAQDVSFWRMVERITYFVLFPSLLIHRLMTADLPGDEVAPAVLALLLPAIAISVFLVVIRKRFSMADKDFPSFLMGSIRFNSYAGLAAAYALYGDEGLALFALLLACYVPTVNVISTSVLARYGVNDANSLVKVLKAIATNPLILACVIGFGLNLAGIRLPLVLDRTLDILGAAALGFGLISVGAALHLQSLRIGGAQIMSASLIKLLAMPTIAAGLCVLLGVDGFARGTVVMFAALPCSPAAYVLARQMGGNAELMAGIITGTTAAAILTMPLVIALFG, from the coding sequence ATGATCGTCACCTTCTCGGCACTGGCCCCGATCTTCCTCGTCATCGCGCTGGGCGTGTTCCTGCGCCGCTGGCTGGCGCAGGACGTGAGCTTCTGGCGCATGGTGGAGCGCATCACCTATTTCGTGCTGTTCCCGTCGCTGCTGATCCACCGGCTGATGACGGCGGACCTGCCCGGCGACGAGGTCGCGCCCGCGGTTCTGGCCCTGCTTCTCCCCGCGATCGCGATCTCCGTCTTCCTTGTCGTCATCCGCAAACGGTTTTCGATGGCGGACAAGGATTTCCCGTCATTCCTGATGGGCTCGATCCGTTTCAACAGCTACGCCGGCCTTGCCGCAGCCTATGCGCTCTATGGCGACGAGGGCCTGGCGCTCTTCGCTCTGCTGCTCGCCTGCTACGTGCCCACGGTCAACGTCATCAGCACCAGTGTCCTGGCACGCTACGGCGTCAACGATGCCAACTCACTCGTGAAGGTGTTGAAGGCAATCGCCACCAATCCGTTGATCCTCGCCTGCGTCATCGGCTTCGGCCTCAATCTCGCGGGCATCCGGCTGCCACTGGTGCTGGACCGGACGCTGGACATCCTGGGCGCCGCCGCGCTGGGATTCGGCCTGATCTCGGTCGGTGCCGCGCTCCACCTGCAGAGCCTGAGGATCGGCGGGGCGCAGATCATGAGCGCCTCGCTCATCAAGCTGCTCGCCATGCCGACCATCGCGGCCGGCCTCTGCGTGCTCTTGGGCGTCGACGGCTTCGCACGCGGTACCGTCGTCATGTTCGCCGCCCTGCCCTGTTCGCCCGCAGCATATGTGCTGGCGCGACAGATGGGTGGCAACGCCGAACTCATGGCGGGGATCATCACGGGGACAACTGCCGCCGCGATCCTCACGATGCCGCTTGTGATCGCTCTTTTCGGATGA
- the ruvX gene encoding Holliday junction resolvase RuvX: MTETDPERANLTPPPNPDKPVRDAAAFLASCPSGVLLGLDPGSRKIGLAAADRTRLVASPVTTIRRTKWQQDLLEIRAIVEEREATGFVLGYPLNMNDSEGPRAQSVRQMGNNLIRGLGLPVLLWDERLSSEEAGTIMAERSLTRAEEAVGIDAFAAMVILQDALDAFRRQPAP, encoded by the coding sequence GTGACCGAGACTGACCCGGAGCGGGCGAACCTAACACCGCCCCCAAACCCCGACAAGCCTGTCCGGGACGCGGCGGCCTTCCTCGCGTCTTGCCCCTCCGGCGTGCTCCTCGGACTAGACCCGGGGAGCCGCAAAATCGGTCTCGCGGCGGCCGATCGGACACGTCTTGTCGCCTCGCCGGTCACCACGATCCGGCGCACCAAATGGCAGCAGGACCTTCTTGAGATCCGGGCCATCGTCGAGGAGCGGGAGGCCACTGGTTTCGTCCTCGGCTACCCGCTCAACATGAACGACAGCGAAGGCCCACGGGCACAATCGGTGCGTCAGATGGGCAACAACCTGATCCGGGGGCTCGGCCTGCCGGTGCTGCTCTGGGACGAGCGTCTCAGCTCCGAGGAAGCCGGGACCATCATGGCCGAACGATCGCTCACCCGGGCCGAAGAGGCCGTCGGAATCGACGCCTTCGCCGCGATGGTCATCCTGCAGGACGCGCTTGACGCCTTCCGGCGGCAACCAGCGCCATGA
- the gatC gene encoding Asp-tRNA(Asn)/Glu-tRNA(Gln) amidotransferase subunit GatC, whose amino-acid sequence MSLDKATVVRISRLAHLATTDEEQDRLAGELSGILDWVEQLDEVDTDNVEPMTSVVEMLLKAREDQISDGGIAEDIVRNAPKSDHGFFVVPKVVE is encoded by the coding sequence ATGTCGCTCGACAAAGCCACCGTTGTGCGCATCTCACGCCTGGCGCACCTTGCCACCACAGACGAAGAGCAGGATCGGCTTGCCGGCGAGCTCTCCGGCATCCTCGACTGGGTCGAACAGCTGGATGAAGTCGACACCGACAACGTCGAACCGATGACCAGCGTCGTCGAGATGCTGCTGAAGGCTCGTGAGGACCAGATCTCCGATGGCGGCATCGCCGAGGACATCGTCAGGAACGCACCGAAATCCGATCACGGCTTCTTCGTCGTGCCGAAGGTGGTGGAATGA
- the gatA gene encoding Asp-tRNA(Asn)/Glu-tRNA(Gln) amidotransferase subunit GatA has protein sequence MSALTDLTIAGARNLLAKGDVSSRELTEAQIGAMETHRELNAFITETPEIALEMAEASDARRAKGETGRLEGIPVAIKDLFCTKDVLTTAGSHILDGFHPFYESTVTTNMFAEGAVMLGKTNLDEFAMGSANLTSHYGGAINPWRAKGDNRRLVPGGSSGGSASAVAGRLALGATGTDTGGSIRQPAAFTGIVGVKPTYGRCSRWGIVAFASSLDQAGPMARTVRDSAIMLGAMSGHDPKDSTSADVAVPDFEDGLDAGIKGMTIGIPKEYRVEGMPDEIEALWQQGIRWLEEQGATTVEISLPHTKYALPAYYVVAPAEASSNLARYDGVKYGLRVDGENLIDMYEKTRAEGFGAEVKRRVLIGTYVLSAGYYDAYYLKAQKVRTRIADDFRNAWQTVDAILTPATPSAAFSADDPPTDPVAMYLNDVFTVPVSMAGLPGISVPAGLTADGLPLGLQVVGKAFDEATVLRVGRALEEAAAFEGRPEGY, from the coding sequence ATGAGCGCGCTCACCGATCTCACCATCGCGGGCGCCCGAAATCTGCTGGCCAAGGGTGATGTCTCGTCCAGGGAACTGACCGAAGCGCAGATCGGCGCGATGGAGACCCATCGCGAGCTCAACGCCTTTATCACCGAAACGCCCGAGATCGCGCTCGAGATGGCGGAAGCGTCCGACGCCCGGCGCGCGAAGGGAGAGACAGGCAGGCTCGAAGGCATTCCGGTCGCCATCAAGGATCTCTTCTGCACCAAGGATGTCCTGACCACCGCAGGGTCCCACATCCTCGACGGCTTCCATCCGTTCTACGAGTCGACGGTGACCACCAACATGTTCGCTGAAGGCGCGGTCATGCTCGGCAAGACCAATCTCGACGAGTTCGCGATGGGTTCGGCGAACCTCACGAGCCACTACGGTGGCGCGATCAACCCGTGGCGTGCGAAAGGCGACAATCGGCGGCTTGTGCCTGGCGGTTCCTCGGGCGGTTCGGCTTCAGCCGTTGCCGGCCGGCTGGCGCTGGGCGCGACCGGCACGGACACCGGCGGCTCGATCCGCCAGCCTGCCGCCTTCACCGGCATCGTCGGCGTGAAGCCGACCTACGGGCGCTGCTCGCGCTGGGGCATCGTGGCCTTCGCCTCGTCGCTCGACCAGGCCGGTCCGATGGCGCGCACGGTGCGCGATTCGGCGATCATGCTGGGTGCCATGTCCGGCCACGATCCCAAGGACTCGACCTCGGCCGATGTCGCGGTCCCGGACTTCGAGGACGGTCTCGATGCCGGCATCAAGGGCATGACGATCGGCATTCCGAAGGAGTATCGGGTCGAGGGCATGCCCGACGAGATCGAGGCGCTGTGGCAGCAGGGCATCCGCTGGCTCGAGGAGCAGGGGGCGACGACCGTCGAGATCAGCCTGCCGCACACGAAGTACGCGCTGCCGGCCTACTACGTCGTGGCTCCGGCCGAAGCCTCGTCGAACCTGGCCCGCTATGACGGCGTGAAGTACGGCCTGCGCGTCGACGGCGAAAACCTGATCGACATGTACGAGAAGACCCGTGCCGAGGGCTTTGGCGCCGAGGTGAAGCGCCGCGTCCTGATCGGCACCTACGTGCTGTCGGCGGGCTACTACGATGCCTACTACCTCAAGGCCCAGAAGGTCCGCACCCGCATCGCCGACGATTTCCGCAATGCGTGGCAGACGGTCGATGCGATCCTGACGCCTGCGACGCCATCGGCTGCGTTCAGCGCCGATGATCCGCCGACCGATCCGGTGGCGATGTACCTCAACGACGTCTTCACCGTGCCGGTGAGCATGGCCGGACTGCCCGGCATCTCAGTCCCGGCCGGGCTGACCGCCGACGGCCTGCCGCTCGGCCTGCAGGTGGTAGGCAAGGCGTTCGACGAAGCGACCGTGCTGCGTGTCGGACGGGCGCTGGAAGAGGCTGCCGCGTTCGAAGGGCGGCCGGAGGGATACTGA
- the gatB gene encoding Asp-tRNA(Asn)/Glu-tRNA(Gln) amidotransferase subunit GatB has translation MATTIEGATGTWEYVIGLEVHAQIISNSKLFSGASAAFGAEPNEHVSPVDAGMPGMLPVINMTCIEQAVKTGLAINGTINTHSVFDRKNYFYPDLPQGYQISQYKQPVVSDGHLEIELEDGETKRIGIERLHVEQDAGKSLHDQDPSSSYVDLNRSGVGLMEIVSHPELRSPEEAAAYVRKLRTILRYAGTCDGNMQEGSMRVDANVSVRKPGDEFGTRCEIKNLNSVRFLQRAVEFEALRQIDILEGGGTIDQETRLFDVGQNVTRSMRSKEEAHDYRYFPDPDLLPLRLEQAWIDGIAATMPELPDVKQARFMSNYGLSAYDAGVLVAEKENADFYEAVAKGRDKKLAANWVISELFGQLNKVGKTVKESPVSAAALGELIDLISDDTISGRIAKDVFAEMFETGKGAAAIVDEKGLKQVTDTGAIKAVIDEVMARESEKVAEYRGGKDKLFGFFVGQVMKASGGKANPKAVNEILRKKLDA, from the coding sequence ATGGCAACGACGATCGAAGGGGCCACGGGCACCTGGGAGTATGTGATCGGGCTGGAGGTGCACGCCCAGATCATCTCGAACTCGAAGCTCTTCTCGGGCGCTTCGGCAGCGTTCGGCGCCGAGCCCAATGAGCATGTCTCGCCGGTCGACGCGGGCATGCCGGGCATGCTTCCCGTCATCAACATGACCTGCATCGAGCAGGCGGTGAAAACGGGGCTGGCAATCAACGGTACGATCAACACGCATTCGGTGTTCGACCGGAAGAACTACTTTTATCCCGATCTGCCGCAGGGTTATCAGATCTCGCAGTACAAGCAGCCCGTGGTTTCCGACGGCCATCTCGAGATCGAGCTTGAGGACGGCGAGACCAAGCGCATCGGTATCGAGCGCCTCCATGTCGAGCAGGACGCCGGCAAGAGCCTGCATGATCAGGATCCCTCGAGCTCCTATGTCGATCTCAACCGGTCTGGTGTCGGGCTGATGGAGATCGTCTCCCACCCGGAACTGCGCTCGCCCGAAGAGGCTGCGGCCTATGTCCGCAAGCTTCGCACGATCCTGCGCTACGCCGGGACTTGCGACGGCAACATGCAGGAAGGCTCAATGCGTGTGGATGCCAACGTCTCCGTGCGCAAGCCGGGCGACGAATTCGGCACGCGCTGCGAGATCAAGAACCTGAACTCCGTGCGCTTCCTGCAGCGCGCTGTCGAGTTCGAGGCCTTGCGTCAGATCGACATTCTGGAAGGCGGTGGCACGATCGATCAGGAAACGCGCCTGTTCGACGTCGGCCAGAACGTGACGCGCTCGATGCGTTCCAAGGAAGAGGCGCACGACTACCGCTACTTCCCTGATCCCGACCTCTTGCCGTTGCGCCTGGAGCAGGCCTGGATCGACGGCATCGCCGCGACCATGCCGGAACTGCCGGACGTCAAGCAGGCCCGTTTCATGAGTAACTACGGGCTCTCGGCCTATGACGCCGGGGTACTGGTTGCCGAGAAGGAGAACGCGGATTTCTACGAGGCCGTTGCCAAGGGCCGCGACAAGAAGCTTGCCGCCAACTGGGTGATCTCCGAGCTCTTCGGCCAGCTCAACAAGGTGGGCAAGACGGTCAAGGAAAGTCCGGTCAGCGCCGCGGCGCTGGGTGAACTGATCGATCTCATCAGCGACGACACGATTTCGGGCCGCATCGCCAAGGACGTCTTCGCCGAGATGTTCGAGACCGGCAAGGGTGCCGCCGCCATCGTCGACGAGAAGGGGCTCAAGCAGGTCACCGACACTGGCGCGATAAAGGCTGTCATCGACGAGGTCATGGCGCGCGAGTCCGAGAAGGTCGCGGAGTACCGGGGTGGCAAGGACAAGCTCTTCGGCTTTTTCGTCGGTCAGGTCATGAAAGCTTCGGGCGGTAAGGCCAACCCCAAGGCCGTCAACGAGATCCTGCGCAAGAAGCTCGACGCCTAA
- a CDS encoding aminotransferase class V-fold PLP-dependent enzyme encodes MAELPENVHSDTLLAQALGWLEETSGGVVPAIQLATTYVRDPAMKPSEGIWYSRPDNPCYWQVEALMVRLENAEAAMVTGSGSASMAMIFEALDAGDHALVPNYGYGGLHYLVHDMVNRWGIIVDSYTVGDFEELAAKVRPGKTKVVWVETPMNAEMVVVDVAAAAEIAHEAGARLVVDGTFCPPPIQRPLDHGADIVLHSATKFLNGHSDVVCGTIVCRHKDDYWERLERMRRRSGAVLGPFETWLFLRGLRTLHLRMDRSQDNAMAVATWLQDQPHVARVYYPGLADHPTHDVARRQMAGFGGMVSFDIHGDETEALRIWSSTSIIKNATSLGGPETLIEHRKSTDGYESPAPANQLRLSLGLEDAEDLIADLDAALSRRASNRSKGRSTKIAQGLGWISIDHKAVVLPVHLATTYATDPAAYGKPYAYARDQNPTFEQPEALIADLEGAAEARLFASGMAAASAVFQALRVGDHVVMQETLYWALRGLMKGVVEGWGIDVNWFPTGDLDALQEAVRPGVTKIVWLETPANPTMTVTDIASATAIAQEAAAVSVVDNTFATPLLTRPLELGADIVMHSATKYLNGHSDAVAGVLAARQTSPFWERVGHIRHMTGAILGPFEAWLLMRGLRTLELRVARACHNAAAIARHLDGHPAVDQVLYPGLPGFAGHNIAGAQMTDGFGGMLSIRIRGGEEAARRVWSHFRIFKIATSLGGVESLVEHRATVEGPQSPVPTDLLRLSVGVEDADDLIADLDQALQAA; translated from the coding sequence ATGGCTGAGCTGCCCGAGAACGTGCATTCCGACACGCTGCTGGCCCAGGCGCTGGGCTGGCTTGAGGAGACTTCGGGTGGCGTGGTGCCGGCGATCCAGCTGGCGACGACCTACGTTCGCGATCCGGCCATGAAGCCGTCAGAAGGCATCTGGTACAGTCGTCCCGACAACCCCTGCTACTGGCAGGTCGAGGCGCTGATGGTGCGCTTGGAGAATGCCGAAGCGGCAATGGTGACAGGGTCAGGTTCGGCTTCGATGGCGATGATTTTCGAGGCTCTTGATGCGGGCGATCACGCCCTGGTGCCCAACTACGGCTATGGCGGGCTGCACTACCTCGTGCACGACATGGTGAACCGCTGGGGCATCATCGTCGACAGCTACACGGTCGGCGATTTCGAGGAATTGGCGGCCAAGGTGCGCCCCGGCAAGACGAAGGTGGTCTGGGTGGAAACGCCCATGAACGCCGAGATGGTGGTGGTCGACGTCGCGGCGGCAGCCGAGATCGCTCATGAAGCCGGTGCGCGGCTGGTTGTCGACGGGACGTTCTGCCCGCCGCCGATCCAGCGTCCTCTCGACCACGGTGCTGACATCGTTCTCCATTCGGCGACCAAGTTTCTGAACGGTCACAGCGACGTCGTCTGCGGCACCATCGTCTGCCGCCACAAGGATGATTACTGGGAACGGCTGGAACGCATGCGGCGCCGCTCTGGCGCGGTTCTCGGGCCGTTCGAGACCTGGCTTTTTCTGCGCGGTTTGCGCACGCTCCATTTGCGCATGGACCGGTCGCAGGACAACGCGATGGCCGTTGCGACATGGCTGCAGGACCAGCCGCATGTGGCGCGGGTCTACTATCCGGGCCTTGCGGATCATCCGACCCACGACGTCGCCCGTCGCCAGATGGCAGGTTTCGGCGGCATGGTGTCGTTCGACATTCATGGCGACGAAACCGAGGCGCTGCGCATCTGGAGCAGCACCAGCATCATCAAGAACGCCACGTCGCTGGGCGGGCCCGAGACGCTGATCGAGCATCGCAAGAGCACCGATGGTTATGAGTCGCCGGCCCCTGCGAATCAGCTTCGTCTCTCGCTTGGTCTGGAAGATGCCGAGGACCTGATCGCGGATCTCGATGCCGCGCTGTCCCGTCGCGCATCGAACCGCTCCAAGGGCCGCTCGACGAAGATTGCCCAAGGCCTGGGCTGGATCAGTATTGATCACAAGGCCGTCGTGCTGCCGGTCCATCTGGCCACGACTTACGCGACCGATCCCGCCGCCTACGGCAAGCCCTACGCCTATGCGCGCGACCAGAACCCGACCTTCGAGCAGCCCGAGGCGCTGATCGCCGATCTCGAGGGCGCGGCTGAGGCTCGGCTCTTCGCCTCCGGCATGGCGGCGGCATCAGCCGTGTTCCAGGCGCTCCGGGTGGGCGATCACGTTGTGATGCAGGAAACCCTCTACTGGGCGCTCCGCGGCCTGATGAAGGGGGTCGTCGAGGGCTGGGGCATCGACGTAAACTGGTTCCCGACCGGCGATCTCGACGCTTTGCAAGAGGCCGTTCGACCCGGGGTCACGAAGATCGTCTGGCTGGAGACACCCGCCAATCCGACCATGACGGTGACCGACATCGCGTCCGCCACAGCGATCGCCCAAGAGGCCGCGGCCGTGAGTGTGGTCGACAACACCTTTGCCACGCCGCTCCTGACGCGCCCGCTGGAGCTCGGTGCCGACATCGTCATGCATTCGGCAACCAAGTATCTCAACGGCCACAGTGACGCCGTCGCGGGTGTCCTTGCGGCGCGCCAGACGTCACCGTTCTGGGAGCGCGTCGGTCATATCCGGCACATGACGGGTGCCATACTCGGTCCGTTCGAAGCTTGGCTTCTGATGCGTGGCCTGCGCACCCTGGAACTGCGCGTGGCGCGCGCATGTCACAACGCTGCCGCAATCGCACGTCATCTCGACGGTCACCCCGCCGTCGATCAGGTGCTCTATCCGGGCCTTCCGGGGTTTGCCGGTCACAACATTGCCGGTGCGCAGATGACCGACGGCTTCGGCGGGATGCTCTCGATCCGCATACGCGGCGGGGAGGAAGCTGCGCGCCGGGTGTGGAGCCACTTCCGCATCTTCAAGATCGCGACCTCGCTGGGCGGTGTCGAGAGCCTTGTCGAACACCGCGCCACAGTGGAGGGGCCGCAGAGTCCCGTCCCCACCGACCTGCTACGGCTCTCCGTGGGCGTCGAGGACGCGGACGATCTGATTGCCGACCTCGACCAGGCATTGCAGGCGGCCTGA
- a CDS encoding rhomboid family intramembrane serine protease encodes MPFLPIKDDNPLRLIRFQAVTVTLIVLCALVFLWQQSLSQQALWEAWVGYGLIPAVLTDEAIIPPELVRIPAWLSLVTSMFLHSGYFHLGGNMLFLWVFGDNIEDATGHAKFLVFFLTCGVIAGLCEILSGPESTVPIVGASGAIAGVLGAYLMLHPRRRMLVLIVRAIPIYLHVGIVLVGWIIFQVGAGVWFAGEGGSDIAWWAHVGGFVAGAALIPLFKRPDVPLFDQTSVVIHDFRKKT; translated from the coding sequence ATGCCCTTTCTTCCGATCAAGGACGACAATCCCCTTCGCCTGATCCGCTTCCAGGCGGTCACGGTGACGTTGATCGTGCTGTGTGCGCTGGTCTTCCTCTGGCAACAGAGCCTGAGCCAGCAGGCGTTATGGGAGGCCTGGGTCGGCTACGGCCTCATTCCCGCAGTCCTGACCGACGAAGCGATCATCCCGCCGGAACTGGTGCGCATTCCGGCCTGGCTTTCTCTTGTGACCTCGATGTTCCTGCACAGCGGGTACTTTCACCTCGGTGGCAACATGCTGTTCCTCTGGGTCTTCGGCGACAACATCGAGGACGCCACGGGGCATGCCAAGTTCCTCGTCTTCTTTCTGACCTGTGGCGTGATCGCCGGCTTGTGCGAGATCCTGTCGGGACCCGAATCGACGGTGCCTATCGTCGGTGCCAGTGGTGCCATTGCCGGCGTGCTTGGCGCCTATCTGATGCTCCATCCGCGCCGCCGGATGCTTGTGCTGATTGTGCGTGCGATACCCATCTATCTTCATGTCGGGATCGTTCTCGTGGGGTGGATCATCTTCCAAGTCGGCGCAGGTGTCTGGTTCGCGGGTGAAGGAGGCAGCGACATCGCATGGTGGGCGCATGTAGGTGGTTTCGTCGCGGGTGCGGCGCTGATCCCGCTGTTCAAGCGTCCCGACGTACCGCTGTTCGACCAGACCAGCGTCGTGATCCATGACTTTAGAAAAAAAACATAA